In the genome of Vicia villosa cultivar HV-30 ecotype Madison, WI linkage group LG7, Vvil1.0, whole genome shotgun sequence, one region contains:
- the LOC131619091 gene encoding uncharacterized protein LOC131619091, translating into MNYAQGNPYSNTYNPGWKNHSNFSYKNNNMLYAPQTPPGFQKPNQTAPQAAPQAPRKSNLEIIMENFVATQTQQNKKFMNQNIHTSELVKQLATKVDALATHNKMLETQISQVAQQQATTAAPAGVFPGQPQPNPKGHANALTLQSGTEYDGPIDPRIQNKPMSQQKDKETDEAQSNDEVDKPTEPETIARDEAEKAKPYVPPPPYKPPIPFPQRLAKSKTEGQFKKFVELLKQLNITIPFTEAITQMPSYAKFLKEILSNKKKLEDNETVMLTAECSAIIQNNMPPKLKDPGSFSIPCVIGKFVIDKTLCDLGASVSLMPLSICMLENIPVRIGQFYIPTDFIIMDIQEDSNIPIILGRPFLATTGATIDVKRGKLTFEVGEEKIEFILSQFLKAPSIVDTCCFVDIIDECVKEIKSEPHEETEILRIPIPPILEDDNWRGEYQDNHLS; encoded by the exons ATGAACTACGCGCAAGGAAATCCTTATTCCAACACCTACAAcccaggatggaaaaatcattCAAATTTCTCCTACAAGAATAACAATATGTTATACGCTCCACAAACACCTCCTGGTTTTCAAAAGCCAAATCAAACTGCACCTCAGGCTGCACCTCAAGCACCCCGAAAGTCCAACCTTGAGATAATAATGGAAAACTTCGTTGCTACTCAAACACAACaaaataagaaatttatgaaccAAAACATACACACCTCTGAATTAGTGAAACAATTAGCAACCAAAGTAGATGCCTTGGCcacacataacaaaatgttagaaacccAGATTTCTCAAGTAgcccaacaacaagcaacaactGCTGCTCCTGCTGGAGTTTTTCCTGGTCAACCACAACCTAACCCAAAAGGTCATGCTAATGCTCTCACATTACAAAGTGGAACTGAATATGATGGACCAATAGATCCTAGAATCCAAAATAAACCAATGTCTCAACAAAAGGATAAGGAAACCGATGAGGCACAAAGCAATGATGAAGTAGATAAACCTACTGAGCCAGAAACCATAGCTAGAGATGAAGCTGAAAAGGCAAAACCTTACGTACCTCCACCACCATATAAACCACCTATTCCTTTTCCTCAAAGATTAGCCAAATCTAAAACTGAAGGACAATTTAAGAAATTCgtggaacttctgaagcaattaaataTAACAATACCCTTTACAGAAGCCATAACACAAATGCCATCTTATGCCAAATTTCTTAAAGAGATACTGTCCAACAAGAAGAAACTTGAGGATAATGAGACAGTGATGCTTACTGCGGAATGTAGCGCTATTATCCAAAACAATATGCCACCTAagctgaaagaccctggtagtttttCTATACCCTGTGTAATAGGAAAATTTGTCATAGACAAAACACTCTGCGATTTAGGGGCTAGCGTGAGTTTAATGCCGCTTTCGATCT GTATGCTAGAAAACATTCCCGTTAGGATAGGTCAATTCTATATTCCCACAgatttcatcattatggatattcAAGAAGACTCAAACATTCCTATCATACTGGGAAGACCTTTCTTAGCCACTACTGGTGCCACCATCGATGTGAAAAGAGGGAAGCTAACCTTCGAAGtcggagaagagaagattgaattcATTCTTTCTCAATTCCTCAAAGCACCTTCTATAGTTGATACATGCTGTTTTGTTGACATAATTGATGAGTGTG